In Sphingomonas oryzagri, the genomic stretch CCGGCCGCGACCAGATCGCGGTTGTGATCCCATTTCAGGTAGGCGATCGGTAGGCCCGAAAGTAGCTCGTCCAGCCTGTCGAAGAGATGATCGCGCACATCGCTTCTTCCCAGGTCCAGAACCAGCTGGTGACGGGCCGTGAGCAGCGGCTGACCATCGATCTGGAGGATCCATTCGGGATGGGCACGGAACAGGTCGCTGTCCGGGCTGACCATTTCGGGCTCCACCCAAAGGCCGAACTCCATGCCGAGCGACGTCACGTGCCCGGCGAGTGGACCTAGCCCGCGCGGATATTTGCGAGGGTCGGCTACCCAGTCCCCGAGCGCCGCCTCATCGTTATCCCGTCCGCGGAACCAGCCGTCGTCGACCACGAAGCGTTCAGCGCCAAGCACGGCAGCTCGCGTGGCGAGTTCCTTAAGGCTCGATTCGTCTTGAGCGAAGTAGAGCCCTTCCCAGCTGTTGAGATGGACCGGCCGCGGACGCATTCCCTCCCGCGGCCATGGCGCCCGTCGGCGGATCGCCGCATGGAAGTTCTGCGACGCGCCGTTGAGACCATCGGCGGAGAAGGTCGCCAGCATCGCCGGCGTTCGATACGAGGCGCCCGGAGAAAGCACAATCTCGCCGGGCGCGAACGCCTCGCCCATCTGAAGCGTCCACAGTCCGTCGTCATCGCACGCCACCTCGATACGGTGGTTGCCAGACCAGGCGAGCTGCGCTGCGTAGGTCCGGCCGGCGTGACGCGTGCCCCCCGGCCCCGAGATAAAGACGCCAGGGGGGCCCGCATGCCCGGTGAGTCCACGCCGGTTCTCCCGCACCCACGAGTCCGACGGCATGGCGACCAGCACCGGAGCGAACTCCGCAGTGTGACGTCCCGTGAAGGCTCGCAAGGTTTCGCAGTCCGCCGGCAGAGGCAGCGTCGCCGCAGCAAGCCACTCGATCGAAAGCGGCGTGTCGCCATCGTTGCGGACCAGCGTCGAAAGGGTCAGGACGTCGGACTTGGCGTCGAGCGCGACCTCCTGCTCGAGCGAGATCCGCGCAACCGGATCGGTCAGCAGCATTAGTATGCGCGCCCCGTCCGCCTCCGTCCTGACATGCCGGAACCGATGCGAGAAACTACGGCCGTCGCGATGGGCGCGCAGAGCCGGCGCACCGAACCGTCCCGACCCGAACGCTGGCGCGACGTCCAGGGGCTGGTCAACGTCGAGCGAGAAGGAGGCAGGCGGACGCCCGTCAGAAAGAGACGCGAGCGCCGTCATGCCGACACGCGCCCCCCACCAGCGCCAAAGCGGAGGAAGGTCGGATCGCTTCTCGAGCACGAGGCTCATGGCTGTGCCGTGAAGAGCGAGCATCTCCATCACGCCGGGATCGTCACCCGTCCGGCAACGCGACCCTCGCGCACGGTCAGCACCGCTCCCGCCGCGCACATCATCAGCACACCGGCAAGCCCGAGCGCGTTGCGCGGGTCGCCTCCGAGCAGGCTTCCATAAAATAAAGGGACGGTCAGCGCGAAAAGGATCATCGGAACGACGATCATCATGTTGAAAATGCCCATGTAGACGCCGGTGCGCTCCGGCGGGATGGCTCCGGCGAGGATGACGTAGGGGTTGCCCATCATGCTCGCCCAGCCGATGCCGATGCCCACCGCCGGGCCGAACAGCAGCGCCTTGTCCGAGACGTGCGGCAGCCACAGCATGCCGATGCCCGCAAGCATGAGGCAACCGGCATGCACGACCCCCGCCCCGAACCGCCTGGCAAGAGGAACCATCGCGAAAGCGGCGACGAACGCGACGGCGTTGTAGAAAG encodes the following:
- a CDS encoding alpha-galactosidase; amino-acid sequence: MSLVLEKRSDLPPLWRWWGARVGMTALASLSDGRPPASFSLDVDQPLDVAPAFGSGRFGAPALRAHRDGRSFSHRFRHVRTEADGARILMLLTDPVARISLEQEVALDAKSDVLTLSTLVRNDGDTPLSIEWLAAATLPLPADCETLRAFTGRHTAEFAPVLVAMPSDSWVRENRRGLTGHAGPPGVFISGPGGTRHAGRTYAAQLAWSGNHRIEVACDDDGLWTLQMGEAFAPGEIVLSPGASYRTPAMLATFSADGLNGASQNFHAAIRRRAPWPREGMRPRPVHLNSWEGLYFAQDESSLKELATRAAVLGAERFVVDDGWFRGRDNDEAALGDWVADPRKYPRGLGPLAGHVTSLGMEFGLWVEPEMVSPDSDLFRAHPEWILQIDGQPLLTARHQLVLDLGRSDVRDHLFDRLDELLSGLPIAYLKWDHNRDLVAAGGADGRARYHDQVVGAYALFDRLLAAYPGLEIEACAGGGGRIDAGIAERCHRFWTSDCIDATSRVEMQRGFLAFMPPEMMGSHVGASPAHSTGRSQGMAFRSAVALPGHFGIELDPATLDEANEALLADGVARYKALRDRLHHGRVWLGEGPDGLVWQAHGEAGRGLLIVTRTAPGHLRRPPSIVLPHCAGAGPLRVRLLHLASEAGHPAPDAPLFARMREAGEVFDGDWLAQAGLPTPAMKAESVAVYEMEAA